Genomic DNA from Roseimicrobium gellanilyticum:
TAGCCATTGGCCGCCTGTCAGGTCCATGGATTGTCGTTATGAAAAAATCAGGGGAATGGTATCCAGCTCTCTTGCACAATGCAATCAGCGGGCAGACGAGTTATGATAGCAGAGACTGGGTGAGAATCAAGAACACGCCTCGGTACGAGGCTCCCCGCCAATACCAGCCTTCGCACCTCGTCCAGTCAGCCGAGTTACATCACCATGATGGCATCTGAATTCCCATAATAAGACAGGCCAGATCGCCGATGTACTTCGCGAGAGGTATCGACCTTCACGGCCAGTTGCCACCGACGAATGCAGCGAGCCGTTCTCTCACTTCCCGGAGAATCGAATCAGCACAAATTCCTTCTCGCTGCGAGCTTCACCCCATTCGCCCGTGAACTGCCCGCGAATCTCGCCCTTGCCATAGCGGCGCTCAAAGTAGAGCCACCAGTCCTTGTAGATCTGTGGTGTGGTCAGCATCCACTTGATGCCACTGTCCGGGATGGTGTTGATGTCGTAGATCTCGAACGTATCCTCCGGCAGGTAGAAGGGGTAGGGGATCTGCGCAAGGTGCAGCAGCATCAGCGGGCCATCCTTCGGTTCCATGGCCTTGTTGATGGCATCCGCCACGGGCTTGATGATGTGATCCGTGTGCACGTACACCCCGGTGAGCGCCCCGTAGAAGCCTATCGCCGCCGTGAGGCCAATGCAGGACCACACGGCAAACTTCTCTGCCAGAGACTCGCGGTGCCGCAGCAGCCACACACAGGCGATGGTGCTGAGCGCAAAGCCCACGATCCAGAGCACGGACTCACCCACGGGCAGTGAGAGATCCACCTTGGCGAAAAGCACCAATCCCGCGAGACCCAGCAGTGAGACCACCGCGACGGCGAGCATCACATGTTTCCAGATGGCAAAGGCGCGGCGTTGCCCTTCGGCGAAGCCCGCGGAGAGCAGCCAGCCCAAGAGCATGGCCACGGGACCGAGCAGTGGCGCCACATAGCGCGGGCTGGAGCTGGGCAGCAGCACCATGAACGCAAAACCCGTCATGGCTCCATACAAGATGCCGCGGAAGACCTGGGTGCAGTCCTCCGTCTCACGTGCGCCAGTGACGGTGCGCTTTCTAAACGCGAGCGGCAGGAAGAGAATCCATGGGAGGAACATCACCAGCGCCCGTGGCCCGCGCACGATCCAGTCACTCACGGAGCTCTTCTCTTCACCGGTGACACGGCTCGTCACTTCATGACTCCAGGCGTCCATCGCATTGCGTGGAATCTCCGGCGCCGGCAGGCCCTTGAGCTGTGCGTCTGCCACGGCGCGCTGGTGCAGCACCTGCAGCAGCTTGTCATACTCCTGCATGAAGGGGATGGCCCACACGAGTGCGATGCCCAGGCACACCAGAATTCCGAGCAGATGCGGCAGGGAAAAGAGTTCGCGCCAGCGCTTCGTCTGCCAGCACACGCCAGCCAGCAGCAGGTAGAAGAAGAGGAAATGCGCCGGCCCCTTCGCCAGCAGCGCGAGTCCCAGCAGCACCCCGGCGACCAGCCACGTGAGCCAGCGGTTTGCCTTGCCCAGAAAGCCTGCGAGCCACGCGGCAAAGGCCGCACCCGTGAAGGCGATGTAATACACCTCAATCTCCGCAAGCCGCCCTTTCTCAATGCAGCCAATGCTGGTGAGAAAACACACCACTCCCAGCAACGCAGCGCGCTCGCCGATGGCTCTGCGGCCAAAGCCATACATGAGCAAGGACGCGCCCAGCATGGTGAGCACGCTGGGAAGCCGCGCGGACCATTCGTTCTGCACTCCCGTGAGCTTGAAGCTCGCGGCACTCACCCAGTTGATGAGCGGCGGCTTCCGCACAAAGGGCTCACCTCCGGAGTAGGGCACCACCCAGTTCCCTGTGTTCAGCATCGTGCGCCCCGGCAGCGTGCGCCGCCACTCCTCCCCGCGAATCTCCCGCCGCCCGAGCCCCGTGAGATACAGGAGCGCCCAGAGCAGGGTGATGGCGGCAATGGAGAGGAGGGACTTCATCAAGGAGGTGCGGAAGCAGGAAGCGAGGCGTGAGCAGCAACGGAAGGGTGACCTTAGCAAGGGTGCGGGAACGTGGAAGCAGAGCTTTGGTGGAATTTTCAGCAGGAGGTTAGGCGTCCTCGCCTGACAGTGGGCGTTAGACCTCCGGTCTGACCAGAGACATCTGTCCCGCAGTAAGTCGATCTACACGTGATGCTGCGCACTTCGTGGAGCTTTCGTGCTCCGGAGGGATGTTTCGGAGATGGCTCCTGGTGCTTTGTGCCGCTTGCTTTTTACTTCCGTCAGACCGGAGGTCTAACGCCCACTGTCAGGCGGGACGCCTAACCTCCTTGTCCTGGCGTGAAACAAAAGAAGCAGGCATCGCTGCCTGCTTCTTTTGAATCTAGGAACAGAATGTACGTTCGTCCCGCTTAGGCAGCGCCCGCCTCAGCCTTCGCCGCGGCGTCCTTTTCCTTCAGCACGGCCTTGCGGCTCATCTTCACGCGGCCCTTGTCATCCACGCCGATGCACTTCGCGGTGACGGTGTCACCGGTGCGCACCACGTCTTCCACGCGCTCCACGCGGTAGTCGGCGAGTTCGGAGATGTGGATGAGGCCATCCTTCTTGCCGCCGAGCGACATGAAGGCGCCGAAGTTCGTGGTGCTGACGATGCGGCCTGTGTACACACGGCCCACTTCGACTTCGCCCACGGTGTTGTTGACGAGTTCCAGCGCGCGCTCGAGGGCTTCCTTGGAGGAGGCGTAGATGAGCACCGTGCCGTCGTCGCTGATGCTGATGTCCGCACCCGACTCGGCCTGGATGGCCTTGATGTTCTTGCCGCCAGGTCCGATGAGCTCACCGATCTTGTCGGGGTTGATCTTCGTCTTCTCGATGCGGGGAGCAAAGCTGCTGAGCGGCTTCACTTCGCTGATCGCCTGGTTCATGATGGCGAGAATGTCCGTACGGCCGACCTTCGCCTTGCCGATGGCTTCATTCAGGATGCTGAGCGGGATGCCCGGAAGCTTCAGGTCAAGCTGGAAGCCGGTGACGCCGAGTTCGGTGCCGCAAAGCTTGAAGTCCATGTCGCCGAAGTGGTCTTCGCTGCCCAGGATGTCCAGCATCGTGAGGT
This window encodes:
- a CDS encoding ArnT family glycosyltransferase, with translation MKSLLSIAAITLLWALLYLTGLGRREIRGEEWRRTLPGRTMLNTGNWVVPYSGGEPFVRKPPLINWVSAASFKLTGVQNEWSARLPSVLTMLGASLLMYGFGRRAIGERAALLGVVCFLTSIGCIEKGRLAEIEVYYIAFTGAAFAAWLAGFLGKANRWLTWLVAGVLLGLALLAKGPAHFLFFYLLLAGVCWQTKRWRELFSLPHLLGILVCLGIALVWAIPFMQEYDKLLQVLHQRAVADAQLKGLPAPEIPRNAMDAWSHEVTSRVTGEEKSSVSDWIVRGPRALVMFLPWILFLPLAFRKRTVTGARETEDCTQVFRGILYGAMTGFAFMVLLPSSSPRYVAPLLGPVAMLLGWLLSAGFAEGQRRAFAIWKHVMLAVAVVSLLGLAGLVLFAKVDLSLPVGESVLWIVGFALSTIACVWLLRHRESLAEKFAVWSCIGLTAAIGFYGALTGVYVHTDHIIKPVADAINKAMEPKDGPLMLLHLAQIPYPFYLPEDTFEIYDINTIPDSGIKWMLTTPQIYKDWWLYFERRYGKGEIRGQFTGEWGEARSEKEFVLIRFSGK